The Flexivirga oryzae genome has a segment encoding these proteins:
- a CDS encoding AAA family ATPase — protein sequence MENRRSNWQVWHVRAEAERQIRGAGASPGRMPGLVDQVVARALKISVSMARPERDVVEPEPQRRRDGSSVYSVAGADLFTSTKVIAAEKRLVEAASRTDGLAVDESAVDMALMESVANGVTLNAGQTSLVGEMATSGARLQLAIAPAGSGKTTAMRALSGAWIEGGGQVLGLAPSAAAAAALRSQIDTSTDTLAKLVHELTSRDPNARTWLDVPISEKNEAKAAGARWDPQARSWYAPAGAKQVAEGAPLAPWRVSATDIGPKTLVVLDEAGMADTISLDLAVQFVLDRGGSVRLIGDDQQLAAIGAGGVLRDIQTTHGACRLTELVRFVDPAEGAASLALREGRPESLGFYLDRDRVHVGDLATMTEDVFGAWQADRGKGLDSIMLAPTRELVSELNQRARAHRLEGAGDDSVDDPGEQGPTVRLADGNLASVGELIITRSNDRRLRSSSTDWVKNGDRWSVLEIDDGQLRVQHTQSGRLVTLPADYVSKNTELGYATTVHTAQGVSVDTMHGLASGDESRQQLYTMLTRGKQSNHVYLEVVGDGDPHSVIRPEMTHPLTPTDLLEQILARDDAPRSATTMLREQSEPATLLGQATQRYLDALYTAAEHQLGTEKVAALEADVERVVPDVTEQPAWPALRAHLILTSAHGVDPIVQLRAAAESRELDTAGDTAAVLDWRLDDTGLRGGSRGPLSWVPGVPSSLSENTVWGSYLTQRAAKVTDLAATVREEASSGTTPSWASAGAGRPDDAVLGDVAVWRAAMLVDDADRRPTGRAQMQKAAAIWQRKLNERLVGDRAPAMEEWGPQIAAASRATGSDPFAPILAERLAAMARSGVDAAGMVRRAAATGTLPDDHAAAALWWRISRHLSPAVAEQVDKDRHVEAAWTPRLPELLGQDRAAEVQASPWWPTLVTTVDRALQRGWSVEDLFRSEAVQPLEPGDDPCQALIWRLSVAMDPVPDEHYDAYPDEDEDLWEHVPLPDDAVVMLPPDVPVDRHPPLEDEPPPDLVDEIDADDLERQLLMAELRRDALGPVEISDEQMDRSADRAMRFASSPVSNDRIAHINTLTLAYYRQQLPGSWAAQHLVDRFGDDLAADERFRPGFAPPGWDRLVKHLRTLGVGDEEMVAAGVAKRNESTGRIRDHFVNRLVLPIVHRRDGWENFETVPFAGGDVVLGFVGRRHPDLTDEDKSGPKYLNSPTTSLFAMGAQLYVAGNDLCENGARPVLVEGPMDAIAITLASAGQLVGVAPLGTSLTEEQSQQLAAIREHFGAGTASDLDSSAAEFDPWLIVATDNDENLSGQVAAERDYWLLAPHDLDSGHATFPSGLDPADMYTLRGPAALREVLKQPNALANSLLEERLTNLPPGQARTAGAQIIAARPARHWRDGMSRISDRLHISTSMAQRDLIPAADSWVGDRRQAARTQLDQVAEVRDRMKQAAQLPPHERWAGLAGELDPRLPRQADWPALAQMLDQAAAEGHDVPAVARQLVAERPLAEQPAQDLRYRLVATLDVQVDTGGPVSGTPQSGAAPERRSPTTAPTDRPVGPRR from the coding sequence ATGGAAAACCGGCGGTCCAACTGGCAGGTCTGGCACGTGCGTGCCGAGGCCGAGCGACAGATCCGCGGCGCGGGAGCATCACCGGGGCGCATGCCGGGACTCGTCGACCAGGTGGTCGCCCGTGCCCTGAAGATCTCAGTGTCGATGGCCCGCCCCGAGCGCGACGTCGTCGAGCCGGAGCCCCAGCGACGCCGGGACGGGTCCTCGGTCTACTCGGTGGCCGGCGCCGATCTGTTTACATCGACCAAGGTGATCGCGGCCGAGAAGCGGCTGGTGGAGGCTGCCAGCCGCACCGATGGGCTCGCCGTCGATGAATCAGCGGTCGATATGGCCCTCATGGAGAGCGTTGCCAACGGGGTCACACTCAACGCCGGCCAGACATCACTCGTGGGTGAGATGGCCACCTCCGGGGCACGCCTCCAACTGGCGATCGCGCCCGCCGGGTCTGGCAAGACGACCGCCATGCGGGCCTTGTCGGGCGCGTGGATCGAAGGCGGTGGCCAGGTACTGGGGCTCGCCCCATCCGCGGCGGCTGCCGCGGCACTGCGGTCCCAGATCGACACCAGTACCGACACCCTGGCCAAGCTCGTGCACGAGCTCACCAGCCGCGACCCGAACGCCCGCACCTGGCTTGACGTCCCGATCAGCGAGAAGAACGAGGCAAAGGCCGCCGGTGCCCGTTGGGATCCGCAAGCCCGCTCCTGGTACGCCCCCGCCGGCGCGAAACAGGTCGCCGAAGGGGCGCCTCTGGCGCCCTGGCGGGTATCAGCCACCGATATCGGGCCCAAGACGCTGGTCGTTCTCGACGAGGCCGGCATGGCCGACACAATCTCCCTCGATCTGGCAGTCCAGTTCGTCCTCGACAGAGGCGGCAGCGTGCGCTTGATCGGCGACGATCAGCAGCTGGCCGCCATCGGCGCCGGCGGTGTCCTGCGCGACATCCAAACCACCCACGGCGCCTGCCGACTGACCGAACTCGTCCGGTTCGTCGACCCCGCCGAGGGTGCCGCATCCCTCGCGCTGCGCGAAGGTCGGCCCGAGTCGCTCGGGTTCTATCTGGATCGGGACCGGGTCCACGTCGGTGACCTGGCGACCATGACCGAGGACGTGTTCGGGGCGTGGCAAGCCGACCGCGGCAAGGGTCTGGACTCCATCATGCTCGCGCCCACCCGCGAGCTGGTCAGCGAACTCAACCAACGAGCCCGCGCGCACCGACTCGAGGGCGCCGGTGACGACTCCGTCGACGACCCCGGCGAACAGGGGCCGACGGTGCGCCTGGCGGACGGCAACCTGGCCAGCGTCGGCGAACTGATCATCACCCGCTCCAACGATCGCCGGCTGCGGTCATCCTCGACCGATTGGGTGAAGAACGGCGACCGCTGGAGCGTGCTCGAGATCGACGACGGCCAGCTGCGGGTTCAGCACACCCAGAGCGGCCGGCTGGTGACCCTGCCGGCGGACTACGTCAGCAAGAACACCGAGCTGGGCTACGCAACGACGGTGCACACGGCTCAGGGCGTGTCGGTGGACACCATGCACGGGCTCGCCAGCGGTGACGAATCACGGCAGCAGCTGTACACGATGTTGACCCGCGGAAAGCAGTCCAACCACGTGTACCTGGAGGTCGTCGGAGACGGTGACCCGCACAGCGTCATCCGCCCGGAGATGACCCACCCGCTGACCCCGACCGACCTACTCGAGCAGATCCTGGCGCGCGACGACGCACCCCGGTCGGCAACCACCATGCTGCGCGAGCAGAGCGAGCCGGCCACGCTGCTCGGTCAGGCAACACAGCGTTACCTCGATGCCCTGTACACCGCGGCCGAGCATCAGTTGGGCACGGAGAAGGTCGCCGCTTTGGAAGCGGATGTCGAGCGTGTGGTCCCTGACGTCACGGAGCAGCCCGCCTGGCCGGCGTTGCGCGCCCACCTGATCCTCACCAGCGCTCACGGCGTCGACCCGATCGTGCAGCTGCGCGCGGCCGCCGAGTCTCGTGAGCTCGACACCGCCGGCGACACCGCTGCGGTGCTGGACTGGCGGCTGGACGACACCGGCCTGCGTGGTGGTAGCCGCGGACCGCTGTCGTGGGTCCCCGGCGTGCCTTCGTCCCTGTCCGAGAACACGGTGTGGGGCTCCTACCTGACCCAGCGGGCCGCGAAGGTCACCGACCTGGCAGCCACTGTTCGTGAGGAGGCATCCTCCGGTACGACGCCGAGCTGGGCATCCGCCGGTGCCGGCCGGCCCGACGATGCGGTGCTGGGCGACGTGGCGGTATGGCGGGCCGCGATGCTCGTCGACGACGCCGACCGTCGTCCCACCGGTCGGGCGCAGATGCAGAAGGCGGCCGCGATCTGGCAGCGCAAGCTGAATGAGCGGCTCGTCGGCGACCGTGCCCCCGCGATGGAGGAATGGGGCCCGCAGATCGCCGCGGCCTCCCGTGCCACCGGCAGCGACCCGTTCGCGCCGATCCTGGCCGAACGGCTCGCTGCGATGGCCCGCTCCGGGGTCGACGCCGCCGGCATGGTGCGGCGTGCTGCCGCGACGGGCACCCTGCCCGACGATCACGCCGCTGCCGCGTTGTGGTGGCGCATCAGTCGTCACCTGTCCCCGGCCGTCGCCGAACAGGTCGACAAAGACCGCCACGTTGAGGCCGCCTGGACGCCGCGCCTGCCGGAGCTGCTGGGCCAGGACCGCGCAGCCGAAGTGCAGGCCAGCCCGTGGTGGCCCACCCTGGTCACCACTGTGGACCGCGCGCTTCAGCGCGGGTGGTCGGTCGAAGACTTGTTCCGCAGTGAAGCAGTACAGCCGCTGGAGCCTGGCGACGATCCCTGCCAGGCCTTGATTTGGCGGTTGTCCGTTGCGATGGACCCCGTCCCCGACGAGCATTACGACGCCTACCCCGACGAGGACGAGGACCTGTGGGAACACGTCCCGTTGCCCGACGACGCCGTCGTGATGTTGCCCCCCGACGTCCCCGTCGATCGGCACCCGCCGCTCGAGGACGAACCACCGCCGGACCTGGTGGACGAGATCGACGCGGACGACCTGGAGCGGCAGCTGCTCATGGCCGAGCTGCGCCGTGATGCCCTCGGACCGGTGGAGATCTCCGACGAACAGATGGACCGGTCCGCCGACCGTGCGATGCGGTTCGCGAGCAGCCCGGTCAGCAACGACCGGATCGCGCACATCAACACGCTCACCCTCGCGTATTACCGTCAGCAGCTGCCCGGGTCGTGGGCCGCGCAGCACCTGGTCGACCGGTTCGGCGACGATCTCGCCGCGGATGAACGATTCCGGCCCGGCTTCGCCCCGCCGGGGTGGGACCGCCTGGTCAAGCATCTGCGCACCTTGGGCGTCGGCGACGAGGAAATGGTCGCGGCCGGTGTCGCGAAACGGAACGAGTCGACCGGGCGGATCCGCGACCACTTCGTCAATCGCCTGGTCTTGCCGATCGTCCACCGCCGCGACGGCTGGGAGAACTTCGAGACCGTGCCTTTCGCCGGCGGCGATGTCGTCCTGGGCTTCGTTGGACGCCGGCACCCTGACCTCACGGACGAGGACAAGAGCGGCCCGAAATACCTCAATAGTCCGACCACCTCACTGTTCGCCATGGGCGCGCAGTTGTATGTCGCGGGCAACGATCTCTGCGAGAACGGCGCGCGGCCGGTGCTCGTCGAGGGTCCGATGGACGCCATCGCGATCACCCTCGCCTCGGCGGGGCAGCTGGTCGGGGTCGCCCCGCTGGGCACCTCCCTCACCGAGGAACAGTCCCAGCAGCTCGCGGCGATCCGGGAACACTTTGGCGCGGGCACCGCCTCCGATCTGGACTCCTCCGCGGCAGAGTTCGACCCGTGGCTGATCGTCGCCACGGACAACGACGAGAACCTGTCCGGACAGGTAGCCGCCGAGCGCGACTACTGGCTCTTGGCCCCCCACGACCTGGACTCCGGGCACGCCACGTTCCCGTCCGGTCTCGACCCGGCCGACATGTACACGCTGCGTGGGCCGGCCGCGCTGCGTGAGGTGCTCAAGCAGCCGAACGCGCTGGCCAATTCGCTGCTGGAGGAGCGGCTGACCAACCTGCCTCCGGGCCAGGCCCGTACGGCCGGGGCACAGATCATCGCTGCCCGCCCGGCCCGGCACTGGCGGGATGGGATGTCACGTATCTCCGACCGGCTGCACATCAGCACCTCTATGGCACAGCGCGACTTGATCCCGGCCGCTGACTCGTGGGTGGGCGATCGCCGTCAGGCGGCGCGCACCCAGCTCGATCAGGTTGCGGAGGTGCGGGATCGTATGAAGCAGGCCGCGCAGCTGCCACCGCACGAGCGGTGGGCCGGTCTCGCCGGCGAACTCGACCCTCGACTCCCCCGGCAGGCCGACTGGCCGGCGTTGGCGCAGATGCTCGACCAGGCAGCCGCTGAAGGGCACGACGTGCCGGCAGTCGCGCGCCAGCTGGTCGCTGAACGTCCGTTGGCTGAGCAGCCGGCCCAGGACCTGCGCTACCGCCTGGTCGCGACGCTCGACGTCCAGGTCGATACCGGCGGACCCGTTTCCGGCACACCTCAGTCGGGGGCCGCGCCGGAGCGGCGCTCACCGACCACGGCACCGACCGATCGCCCGGTCGGTCCTCGCCGATGA
- a CDS encoding prepilin peptidase — protein MDTAGFTVAAALVGVTAGVLSVRNLRALRYRYDYEAVLPQPSSVAWVLPTAVIAAVALGLRLSPDRPWALLLLAPLAIAGPWLAAVDLDVHRLPDRVLGPVAVASLLAVVVVSAATHRFQVPVLGVVGLVLAGGCYFTLHVAGGGAVGLGDVKLAAVLGLALGAVGLGVLWWAMLLSSLLCLVWVAVTRRGKSSSTRIAFGPWMLLGSLIAVAVFAP, from the coding sequence ATGGACACCGCAGGTTTCACCGTGGCCGCGGCACTGGTCGGCGTCACCGCCGGGGTCCTGAGTGTCCGCAACCTACGCGCCCTGCGGTACCGCTACGACTACGAAGCTGTTCTTCCGCAGCCGTCCTCGGTGGCATGGGTGTTGCCGACTGCCGTGATAGCTGCCGTGGCCCTGGGCCTGCGGTTGTCACCCGACCGGCCGTGGGCGTTGCTGTTACTGGCGCCATTGGCGATCGCCGGGCCGTGGCTCGCCGCGGTCGACCTGGACGTGCACCGGCTGCCGGATCGCGTGCTCGGACCGGTTGCGGTCGCCTCGCTACTCGCGGTCGTCGTTGTCTCGGCCGCGACGCACCGGTTCCAGGTGCCGGTCCTGGGTGTAGTCGGCCTCGTCCTGGCCGGCGGCTGCTACTTCACGCTGCACGTGGCCGGCGGTGGCGCGGTCGGGCTCGGCGACGTCAAGCTCGCGGCCGTCCTGGGTCTCGCCCTCGGGGCTGTCGGCCTTGGTGTGCTGTGGTGGGCGATGTTGCTGTCCTCGTTGTTGTGCCTGGTGTGGGTCGCGGTCACGCGGCGCGGCAAGTCCAGCAGCACTCGGATCGCGTTCGGACCGTGGATGCTGCTGGGCTCACTCATCGCTGTGGCGGTCTTCGCGCCCTGA
- a CDS encoding type IV secretory system conjugative DNA transfer family protein has translation MRALRVDPTDVGWKIGTAHEPRGGELWQPWDRTAGVIGPQGSGKTLDLLIPALLGAPGGALVTLTKLDDLLLSLTARQRDGRPCVVLDPFGLASGLTELIFDPIAGCVDSMIAERRAKAFTAGTVKGAIQGGQGDDAARFYAAEAAKVLQAYFHAAALSGRTLEDVLRWVANPQSTTDPTEILREHPHAAPFWHGLLHGALNGDDRTAGNTITTVQQAMSLFFQQDIRRRCVPGDGRPATDIAKVIQQGGTIYLLGREDPYASASPLMTAVAEHVLDMALMAANSSPWGRLCPPFLACLDELPSTAPLPTLRTRMANERALGLSFIYAAQTWRQLSSIFGENDARALFGLTNTLIMFGGSKDVAFNQEISDLVGMVRVSRTSWQTGQMGGRTTSGEDIAILRPEEIRQLEERHALVIAENGKPIIARLHRSIDGAAGKQLLAEQDKLRVSLAAVRRKAITPEARTTAALVEAKRRGLTVDRSQQ, from the coding sequence ATGAGGGCGTTACGAGTAGACCCGACCGACGTCGGCTGGAAGATCGGCACAGCGCACGAGCCACGCGGTGGCGAACTGTGGCAGCCGTGGGACCGTACCGCCGGCGTGATCGGCCCTCAGGGTTCCGGTAAGACCCTCGATCTGCTGATCCCGGCGCTACTCGGCGCACCCGGGGGAGCGTTGGTCACGTTGACGAAGCTCGACGACCTCCTGCTGAGCCTGACCGCCCGGCAGCGGGACGGACGCCCGTGCGTGGTGCTCGACCCGTTCGGGCTGGCCAGCGGGCTGACCGAGTTGATCTTCGACCCGATCGCCGGCTGCGTCGACTCAATGATCGCGGAACGCAGAGCCAAAGCGTTCACCGCCGGCACCGTCAAGGGAGCCATCCAGGGCGGTCAGGGCGATGACGCCGCGCGGTTCTACGCCGCCGAAGCAGCCAAGGTCCTCCAGGCCTACTTCCACGCTGCCGCACTGAGCGGTCGGACGCTCGAGGACGTGCTGCGGTGGGTGGCGAATCCGCAGAGCACCACCGACCCGACCGAGATCCTGCGCGAGCACCCGCACGCTGCACCGTTCTGGCACGGTCTGCTGCACGGGGCGTTGAACGGCGACGATCGCACCGCCGGCAACACCATCACCACGGTGCAGCAAGCGATGAGCCTGTTCTTCCAGCAAGACATCCGCCGCCGGTGCGTGCCCGGAGACGGCCGGCCGGCAACCGACATCGCCAAGGTCATCCAGCAGGGCGGCACGATCTACCTGCTCGGCCGGGAAGACCCGTACGCCAGCGCATCGCCGCTGATGACCGCGGTTGCCGAGCACGTCCTCGACATGGCGCTAATGGCGGCCAATAGTTCACCGTGGGGCAGGTTGTGCCCACCGTTCCTAGCTTGCCTGGACGAACTGCCGTCCACGGCGCCGCTGCCGACGTTGCGGACTCGGATGGCCAACGAACGAGCCCTGGGGCTGTCATTCATCTACGCGGCGCAGACCTGGCGCCAGCTCTCCTCGATCTTCGGTGAGAACGATGCCCGAGCGTTGTTCGGGTTGACCAACACGCTGATCATGTTCGGCGGCTCCAAGGACGTGGCGTTCAACCAGGAGATCTCCGACCTGGTCGGCATGGTCCGGGTCTCACGCACCAGCTGGCAGACCGGGCAGATGGGCGGACGCACCACCTCAGGGGAGGACATCGCGATCCTGCGACCGGAGGAGATCCGGCAGTTGGAGGAGCGGCACGCCTTGGTGATCGCCGAGAACGGCAAGCCGATCATCGCCCGCTTGCATCGGTCCATCGACGGAGCCGCAGGTAAGCAGCTGCTGGCCGAGCAGGACAAGCTGCGGGTCTCTTTGGCGGCCGTCCGCCGCAAGGCCATCACCCCCGAAGCCCGCACAACCGCAGCCCTGGTGGAAGCCAAGCGCCGGGGCCTGACCGTTGACAGGAGTCAGCAGTGA
- a CDS encoding peptidoglycan DD-metalloendopeptidase family protein, whose protein sequence is MKKVVIGLAMVLALMMAAPLAAAVMIVVVSSPAAGEELKAQECQSGSTVATGPWRVPTAQKYVITSGFGHRTSPGGGVGSTYHEGVDIAMLPKPAPVLAAAAGTVKVAGPYGGLGNAVVLDNGSGISTTYGHMAKLDAKIKVGSKVTIGQRLGLEGSTGNSTGNHLHFGVAENGKYINPVPFMSQHGAPLNGQQVAPTPPKKTPPGDPGGEGGIGFPLPPPGKPRKASLHIPPIVIPSAIKAFYVKAAKRYKLPWTLLAGIGMEETSHGLNLGTSSAGAQGLMQFMPSTWATYGVDGDGDGKADIDNNADSIMTAANYLTKLGVTTGGAAGVKRAIFGYNHAQWYVNDVLYYAAKYGGGTVQGDPTECGTGKGNGNPDLPPLKSKRVKKLLTWAKSHLGDNYVMGANGPHTWDCSSFASAAYRQIGITMPRTAQVQQKWLASGNGFRVSPSDAKPGDLIFFDSYLGPNAIGHVEVVFNPATHQAIGAQNPKIGVAMTDYSYDMKNKHIFQVWRVGDIADSGKHTM, encoded by the coding sequence ATGAAGAAGGTCGTCATCGGTCTCGCGATGGTCCTGGCCCTCATGATGGCCGCACCCCTCGCGGCAGCCGTGATGATCGTCGTGGTGTCGTCCCCAGCTGCCGGGGAAGAGCTCAAAGCGCAGGAATGTCAATCGGGTTCGACCGTCGCGACCGGACCATGGCGTGTGCCGACGGCGCAGAAGTACGTCATCACCTCCGGGTTCGGCCACCGGACATCGCCAGGTGGCGGCGTCGGTTCCACTTACCACGAAGGCGTCGACATCGCGATGCTCCCCAAGCCGGCGCCGGTGCTCGCCGCTGCGGCCGGCACCGTCAAAGTCGCGGGCCCCTACGGCGGGCTGGGGAACGCCGTCGTACTCGACAACGGCTCCGGGATCTCGACGACCTACGGCCACATGGCCAAGCTCGACGCGAAGATCAAGGTCGGATCGAAGGTCACCATCGGGCAGCGCCTTGGGCTGGAAGGATCGACAGGGAACTCGACCGGCAACCACCTGCACTTCGGCGTCGCCGAAAACGGCAAGTACATCAACCCCGTGCCGTTCATGAGCCAGCACGGGGCACCCCTCAACGGGCAACAAGTCGCACCGACCCCACCCAAGAAAACGCCGCCGGGTGACCCCGGCGGGGAAGGCGGGATCGGGTTCCCGCTGCCGCCGCCCGGTAAGCCGCGGAAGGCGTCGCTGCACATCCCGCCCATCGTCATCCCCAGCGCGATCAAGGCGTTCTACGTGAAGGCCGCCAAGCGCTACAAGTTGCCGTGGACCCTGCTGGCCGGAATCGGCATGGAAGAGACCTCGCACGGACTCAATCTGGGAACGAGCTCCGCCGGGGCCCAGGGGCTGATGCAGTTCATGCCCTCGACCTGGGCGACATACGGGGTCGACGGCGACGGCGACGGTAAAGCCGACATCGACAACAACGCCGATTCCATCATGACGGCGGCGAACTATCTGACAAAGCTCGGCGTGACCACCGGCGGAGCAGCAGGCGTCAAACGGGCGATCTTCGGATACAACCACGCCCAGTGGTACGTCAACGACGTGCTGTACTACGCCGCCAAATACGGTGGCGGCACCGTGCAAGGGGACCCCACCGAGTGCGGTACCGGGAAGGGCAACGGAAACCCTGACCTGCCTCCGCTGAAAAGCAAACGAGTGAAGAAACTGCTCACATGGGCCAAGAGCCACCTGGGTGACAACTACGTGATGGGGGCCAACGGGCCTCACACCTGGGACTGCTCCAGCTTCGCCTCGGCGGCATACCGACAAATAGGCATCACCATGCCCAGGACTGCTCAGGTGCAGCAGAAATGGCTCGCGTCCGGGAACGGATTCCGGGTGTCACCCAGCGACGCCAAGCCCGGCGACCTGATCTTCTTCGACAGCTACCTCGGCCCCAACGCCATCGGCCACGTCGAAGTGGTCTTCAACCCCGCCACACACCAAGCGATCGGTGCGCAGAACCCGAAAATCGGAGTCGCGATGACCGACTACTCGTACGACATGAAGAACAAGCACATCTTCCAGGTATGGCGCGTAGGTGACATCGCCGACAGCGGCAAACACACCATGTAA
- a CDS encoding ATP-binding protein translates to MMKPRRKDGRDMARLLHDFGHELPRVPAPLPTPKDPRLFHYASRGGAKRRGRGWAPAKAPVTAWRMTSDQAPVLWPFVATPGLPPTGAQMGIDQLSGGSFFADPFGWVLNDEVPVTNSNIMQFGKPGRGKSGNTKAFCLRMMDFGYRTLILGDPKDEYEKLCLALGVEPFAIGPGMPARINPLAFGPLGQGWEKLSAEEAQRRAPIIFGRWLTLVRGLVGSQRIGEDRVPFGPDEGNVVENALRVLTGYGAGASRLRETTIPELWYLLHNPTEELIAECRYSSDRHFLDETRLLRNALGQLVSGALAGMFDAHTTIDVDWKAPIQSLSLRRLEPLGDDAMGIALTCVGSWGRGMREMADPGDLRVVVRDEVWKQFRLGPEAVKAYDADLRLSRADGDIQWANAHKPSDPMSAGDQGSQAVAIAKDLMHLADIKILMGQDNAIGDELEQLLGLGPIARSLITGWGMQGKGRGLWVVGEQMYKVQTVLHPLERELTFTNEAIESAA, encoded by the coding sequence ATGATGAAGCCACGCCGCAAAGACGGCCGCGATATGGCCCGACTGCTCCACGACTTCGGGCACGAACTGCCACGGGTCCCCGCGCCGCTACCGACCCCGAAAGACCCCCGGCTGTTCCACTACGCGTCCCGCGGCGGAGCCAAACGCCGCGGCCGAGGCTGGGCACCAGCCAAGGCACCCGTGACCGCTTGGCGGATGACATCGGACCAGGCGCCGGTCCTGTGGCCCTTCGTGGCGACACCGGGGCTTCCGCCCACCGGCGCACAGATGGGCATCGACCAGCTCAGCGGCGGCTCGTTCTTCGCCGACCCCTTCGGATGGGTGCTGAACGACGAGGTCCCGGTCACCAACTCCAACATCATGCAGTTCGGCAAACCGGGCCGCGGAAAATCCGGCAACACCAAGGCCTTCTGCCTGCGGATGATGGACTTCGGCTACCGCACGCTGATCCTGGGCGACCCGAAAGACGAGTACGAAAAGCTCTGCCTGGCGCTGGGAGTGGAGCCGTTTGCGATCGGCCCCGGAATGCCCGCGCGGATCAACCCGCTGGCATTCGGTCCGCTGGGCCAGGGGTGGGAGAAGCTGTCCGCCGAGGAAGCTCAGCGTCGTGCCCCGATCATCTTCGGACGATGGCTCACCCTGGTCCGCGGGCTCGTCGGCTCCCAACGCATCGGTGAGGACCGTGTGCCATTCGGCCCCGACGAAGGCAACGTCGTCGAGAACGCGTTGCGGGTGCTCACCGGATACGGCGCCGGCGCATCGCGGCTGCGGGAAACCACCATCCCGGAACTCTGGTACCTGCTGCACAATCCGACCGAGGAGCTGATCGCCGAGTGCCGCTACAGCTCGGACCGGCACTTCCTCGACGAGACACGGTTGCTGCGCAACGCCCTCGGCCAGCTGGTCTCCGGTGCATTGGCCGGAATGTTCGATGCGCACACCACGATCGACGTCGACTGGAAGGCCCCGATTCAGAGCCTGAGCCTGCGCCGGCTCGAACCTCTGGGCGATGACGCGATGGGCATCGCGCTCACCTGCGTCGGCTCGTGGGGACGCGGCATGCGCGAGATGGCCGATCCCGGGGACCTGCGAGTTGTGGTCCGCGACGAGGTTTGGAAGCAATTCCGTCTTGGCCCCGAGGCAGTCAAGGCGTATGACGCGGATCTGCGACTCTCCCGCGCTGACGGCGACATCCAATGGGCCAACGCCCACAAGCCGTCAGACCCGATGTCGGCCGGCGACCAGGGATCGCAAGCCGTCGCGATCGCCAAAGACCTCATGCACCTGGCAGACATCAAGATCCTGATGGGCCAAGACAACGCGATCGGCGACGAACTCGAACAACTCCTCGGCCTGGGCCCCATCGCCCGCTCCCTGATCACCGGCTGGGGCATGCAAGGCAAGGGCCGAGGCCTGTGGGTCGTCGGCGAGCAGATGTACAAAGTGCAGACGGTGCTCCACCCGCTCGAGCGCGAGCTGACCTTCACCAACGAGGCAATCGAGTCGGCGGCCTGA